From Solanum stenotomum isolate F172 chromosome 2, ASM1918654v1, whole genome shotgun sequence:
ACTTTTTTGGTTTATAACATTACTAATGCTGATTTTTCAGGTGGAAAGGAGATATGAGcaatattatcaacatatgGAAGAAGTTACTTCAACATTTGAGGTAATAGCAGGATTTGGAGCAGGGAAAGCTTACACAGCACTTGCACTTCAAGCAATGTCTAGACATTTTTGCTGCTTAAGAGATGCCATCATATCTCAAATTAATGTCATTAGACAAAAAATGCTACGAGACGTGCCGAAAATTAGCAGTGGCTTGTCacatttgagtctttttgagaaagaaactaTGCAGAACAGAATATCTCTTCAGCAACTTGGAATCATTCAAGGTAATCGACAAGCTTGGCGACCAATTAGAGGATTGCCAGAGACATCAGTGGCAATTCTTCGTTCTTGGCTATTCGAACACTTTCTCCATCCGTATGTACTCtgatcatctcatctaaaagcttaataTGTATGTCTGCAACATTTATAGTAACTTGTATTATATTAAATGATGGTCTTTCTTAAGCAGATATCCAAATGACTCTGAAAAGCTTATGTTATCATCTCAAACAGGCTTATCAAAAAATCAGGTAATTATGAACATATAGTTTGGCATAACATTTTGAATAGTCaatattcataattaatttagtatTATGATGATCTTGTTATAAGGTTTCCAACTGGTTTATTAACGCGCGAGTTAGGCTATGGAAGCCCATGATTGAGGAAATGTATAAGGAAGAATTTGCAGAATCTTCAGTTGAATCAGATAATTTGTTGAACAGAGAAGGTGTTACTGATTCCGCAGAAGAATGAAGTAAGCAAGCAAACTTAAGCtcaaaaaacaattttaattttaatctttttttctaaTGGGATGTAATTTGTCATTTTCTAGCTGTCAAAACTATTGTGAGCGCGATTAGGCGCTCAAAAGGCAAAACTCTCAGTCGTAACaacttttagtctttagttacGAGTCTGTTTATAGTCATGGCTATTGTCATAATCAACTGATtgaatgtttgttttttttcttttgtgatgtTAGGGGTTGAAGTGAGAAGAATGaggaaatatattttatttgatgtaATAATACTATGGTTTTACAGAGTTGGAATTAATTGAAGGACTGGAGTGTGGGAGAAAAGTTGAAGAAGTACAAGGTGGGTGGCAATTGGAAACATGTTAGAAACACAAAAAAATGTAGCCTGATATGGAAGGCATTTATTGTACTTTTTAGTACTTGATGATGTTAAGAAATAGTAGTAGTATAGTAATAGTTTCTGAAAATTGTAATGCTTTTCACTATATTGTCtcaaatttttatgtttagtattatatatatataggcttTATGTGGTAGCCTTATTCCACGTTAAAagtttaagcttttgcatgcatTGTTAACAAATTTACAAACATTACTAGATAAGTGCTACTCCCCCAAactaaaagagaagaaaaagactAACGTCCTTTCGATTCGTGTGAGCTTGttcatattattaaatttatgatgAATCTTCATAATATAGAGAAAAAATTAAGCAAAATCCGCATTAACATCCAAGGGAATGTTACTAATGAAACGTGTAGTAATAATATTATCACGAGTTCCTCTTGTATAATAACATATCTTCCATCTCCTGTATTACTATTTAAATTTTCTATCAAGCTCTCCAATCTAAGAAGCGgaaaaacattatatttattttttcggtATTGTTGCTAAAACTGCATTTGAACCATTTTTGTCACTATTAATAATAGccgataaaaataataaaatatggattttaaaacaaaaatacgACTCAAGATATTAAAGCTTAAAATAGAATACGGCATAATATCCACACAAAAAATCCCTTTGATCATGAGTTTATGCTTCTGCTCCAATTTGAAACCATCCATTCTCTTCCCGGAGTCCGATTTCCGATGGGTTCAGACCCGTACCCGACCCGTTTCCTTCACTAAGCTAATCCAAATAAAGTACAGTTACCGTGGATGCATTAAAGCAGTCGGAGAAGAAATCGGAGTTCTATCGCCGGACGACAGCTTATCGGTGCGAAATCCGGTAATTGAAGAGGAAACAGTTCCGGAAACTGAGGTTAATGAAGTAGAAAATGGAGTTGCTAGTGTTGTAGCTGAAGAAAAAGCTCAAACTTGGATAAGTAAGAGTGAGAACAAGGAAAAATTGGATGAGGAAGATGAAAACGCTAGTAGATTCAAGCTACGTAATGGTAGAGAGGTGAGATTATTTTTtcgaattttatttttttctattttctaggGCTAAATCTTAGCAGGTTgaagtattgtattttatttgctATTTCCCTCTGCTTTGTATGAATAAGTTGATTTTAATGAGCATATAATATTTACATAGAGAAAAGTTTATCAGCAGCCCTATGCATACACTAAGTTTAGTTAATTTATCCGGATTAGTCGGGCTCCAATACTAATACTGGACACCGGATGAGAATCGAAAGAAAAAAACACTAGGAAGAGCATTAATCACAAAACAAGCTGTGatgtgttttcttttcttttgtcattCCTATAGTAAATGAGTCTTTTGTGTGGTGCTAGTCTTCAAACATAAATGGTGCTAATATTTTGTGTGGAGTATAAGGGTAAGTGAATAAG
This genomic window contains:
- the LOC125855049 gene encoding BEL1-like homeodomain protein 11 isoform X2, giving the protein MNQSFSNVCGTESFVSAIGNSKYLKPTRSLLEELVCIGGKTIDSSNEKFIRRLSRNSKKGSLSLRAMLKGEIPPSNELFNELYVKIMKLIVLLEEVERRYEQYYQHMEEVTSTFEVIAGFGAGKAYTALALQAMSRHFCCLRDAIISQINVIRQKMLRDVPKISSGLSHLSLFEKETMQNRISLQQLGIIQGNRQAWRPIRGLPETSVAILRSWLFEHFLHPYPNDSEKLMLSSQTGLSKNQVSNWFINARVRLWKPMIEEMYKEEFAESSVESDNLLNREGVTDSAEE